Proteins from a genomic interval of Hornefia porci:
- the mtaB gene encoding tRNA (N(6)-L-threonylcarbamoyladenosine(37)-C(2))-methylthiotransferase MtaB, giving the protein MVLHRGSASGEGRRAMRVAFHTLGCKVNQYETEALREKFSRAGHMIVHEDEAADVYVINTCTVTSLADRKSRQFIRRSRKRNPEAVIAVTGCYAQMKPEEVAAIEGVEIVAGTDEKSRLLPMIEEYMRNHRGAVAVRSYEELVRYEDLGVIEAMESRSRAFVKIQEGCNRFCSYCVIPYARGNVRSRGAAEIEKEVRGLLDRGYREIVLTGINTALYGADRGGLEIDGLLGRLNSLEGDFRIRLSSLEPTVIDRTYVQRLLRYDRLCHHLHLSVQSGSDHVLTAMNRGYSRSEYLEIVKVLREFDPCYGITTDIITGFPSETEEDFLDSVRMVTEAGFSRVHVFKYSAREGTKAARMDAQVPGEVRARRSRVLTEAAERQAELFFERSAGELRQTLFEQEEDGMVSGYTDNYVKVYARAQNISFDRFYDVKLCRKYKDGMLGEVAGQERKGENNG; this is encoded by the coding sequence ATGGTGCTGCATCGCGGCTCGGCTTCCGGAGAAGGACGGCGCGCGATGAGGGTGGCGTTCCATACGCTGGGCTGCAAGGTCAATCAGTATGAGACAGAGGCCCTGCGGGAAAAATTTTCCCGGGCGGGTCATATGATTGTGCATGAAGACGAGGCGGCCGACGTATATGTGATCAACACCTGTACGGTGACCAGTCTGGCAGACCGGAAATCCCGGCAGTTCATCCGCAGATCGAGGAAGCGCAATCCGGAAGCGGTGATCGCTGTAACCGGGTGCTATGCGCAGATGAAGCCGGAGGAGGTTGCGGCGATCGAAGGCGTGGAGATTGTCGCCGGAACCGATGAGAAGAGCCGCCTGCTTCCGATGATTGAAGAGTATATGAGAAATCACAGAGGCGCTGTGGCGGTCCGCTCCTACGAGGAGCTGGTCCGGTATGAAGATCTGGGAGTCATCGAGGCGATGGAATCCAGGAGCCGGGCCTTCGTGAAAATCCAGGAGGGGTGTAACCGCTTCTGCTCTTACTGTGTCATTCCCTATGCGAGAGGAAATGTCCGCAGCCGCGGAGCGGCGGAGATTGAAAAAGAGGTCCGGGGACTTCTGGACCGCGGGTATCGGGAGATTGTTCTGACCGGAATCAATACCGCGCTTTACGGTGCGGACCGCGGCGGTCTTGAGATCGACGGGCTGCTCGGAAGACTGAACAGCCTGGAGGGAGACTTCCGGATACGGCTCAGCTCGCTGGAGCCCACGGTCATCGACCGGACGTATGTGCAGCGTCTGCTGCGGTATGACAGGCTCTGCCATCATCTTCACCTTTCTGTCCAGAGCGGGTCGGATCACGTGCTGACCGCGATGAACCGGGGGTACAGCCGGAGCGAATATCTGGAGATTGTAAAGGTCCTGCGGGAGTTTGACCCCTGCTACGGAATCACTACGGATATCATCACGGGGTTTCCGTCGGAGACGGAGGAGGATTTCCTGGACAGCGTGCGTATGGTGACGGAGGCGGGATTCAGTCGCGTCCATGTCTTCAAATATTCTGCCCGTGAGGGAACAAAGGCTGCCCGGATGGACGCGCAGGTTCCGGGAGAGGTGCGGGCCCGCCGCAGCCGCGTGCTGACAGAAGCGGCGGAGCGGCAGGCGGAGCTGTTCTTCGAGAGGAGCGCAGGCGAGTTGAGGCAGACTTTGTTCGAGCAGGAGGAGGACGGCATGGTCAGCGGGTATACAGACAATTATGTCAAGGTATATGCGCGGGCTCAGAATATTTCGTTCGACAGGTTTTACGACGTAAAGCTTTGTAGAAAATATAAAGATGGAATGCTTGGCGAGGTCGCCGGGCAGGAGAGGAAAGGAGAGAATAATGGCTGA
- the prmA gene encoding 50S ribosomal protein L11 methyltransferase, producing the protein MKYYQIDIETSETGIEAAVGKLLSIGIEDTEVSDPRDIQEIMDKKESYEWDYIDGEVTERMKETPRVTVYTEDPSQAREIRTAIGELAAEAAEGMFGPGADLGSLEVTVTEQDDSLWKDRWKEYFHPFRVSERIVIRPTWEPLPAELADAEAVIEIDPGMAFGTGTHETTAMCIQMLEEYVKPGMRVLDAGCGSGILSIAAAKLGAAEVLGVDIDETAVEVAKANLVQNGVDSTAGAAYGDVTEGVDFTADLVVANLMAELICMITPDIPAHLAPGGVFITSGILTEKKEMVVKQLRDAGFAVDRICDKEEWCCIAARLPEKDGAR; encoded by the coding sequence ATGAAATATTATCAGATTGACATTGAAACCTCCGAAACGGGTATCGAAGCGGCAGTCGGAAAGCTTTTGTCCATCGGAATTGAAGATACCGAGGTGAGCGATCCCCGTGACATTCAGGAGATTATGGATAAAAAGGAATCCTACGAATGGGATTATATTGACGGAGAGGTCACGGAGCGGATGAAGGAAACGCCGCGCGTTACGGTTTACACAGAGGATCCTTCGCAGGCACGGGAAATCAGAACGGCCATCGGAGAACTCGCCGCGGAGGCGGCGGAAGGAATGTTCGGACCCGGAGCGGATCTGGGCAGTCTGGAGGTGACGGTGACAGAGCAGGACGATTCCCTGTGGAAAGACCGGTGGAAGGAGTATTTCCATCCGTTCAGGGTATCGGAAAGGATTGTGATCCGTCCCACATGGGAACCCCTTCCGGCGGAGCTGGCGGATGCGGAGGCGGTCATTGAGATTGACCCCGGAATGGCGTTCGGGACCGGAACCCATGAGACGACTGCCATGTGCATTCAGATGCTTGAGGAGTATGTGAAACCGGGAATGCGTGTTCTGGATGCGGGCTGCGGTTCTGGAATCCTTTCCATCGCCGCGGCGAAGCTGGGTGCGGCGGAGGTTCTTGGCGTCGATATTGACGAAACCGCGGTAGAGGTCGCGAAGGCGAACCTGGTGCAGAACGGGGTGGATTCGACGGCCGGGGCGGCTTACGGCGACGTCACAGAGGGCGTGGATTTCACCGCGGATCTGGTGGTGGCGAACCTGATGGCGGAGCTGATCTGCATGATCACTCCGGATATTCCGGCACATCTCGCTCCGGGAGGAGTTTTCATCACCTCCGGAATCCTGACAGAAAAAAAGGAAATGGTGGTGAAACAGCTGCGGGACGCCGGATTTGCGGTGGACAGGATTTGTGACAAAGAAGAATGGTGCTGCATCGCGGCTCGGCTTCCGGAGAAGGACGGCGCGCGATGA
- a CDS encoding MerR family transcriptional regulator — protein MPDSKYYFTTGEFAALFGVPKQTLFYYDEIDIFKPERVGENGYRYYSFTQLETFETLLMLRELSVPLKDIRRHMEHRSPQALIELMNKWRDEVDQKIRRLEFARDYIDVKVRTTQEGIRAVMDEVVVEDLPPARLITSNYTGNDDEASVAEAVSRHFRRYRDLGLAGSVDVGGIIPISDIREDSYSYSRFYSVLPPNRIPGESNNLETLDYGGRYLCIYGNRGYGGVLSMCHRLLAYIKENHLKTDDSLYEDLILDDLSVEGYYHYVVKLSVKLSQ, from the coding sequence ATGCCAGATTCTAAATATTATTTCACCACCGGCGAGTTCGCCGCACTGTTCGGCGTCCCCAAACAGACTCTGTTCTATTACGACGAGATCGATATCTTCAAGCCGGAGCGCGTCGGCGAAAACGGCTACCGCTACTATTCCTTCACACAGTTGGAAACCTTTGAAACCCTGCTGATGCTCCGGGAGCTTTCGGTTCCGCTGAAGGACATCCGCCGTCACATGGAGCATCGCTCTCCGCAGGCGCTGATCGAGCTGATGAACAAATGGAGGGACGAGGTGGATCAGAAAATCCGCCGGCTGGAATTTGCCCGGGATTATATCGACGTCAAAGTCAGAACGACACAGGAAGGCATCCGCGCCGTCATGGACGAAGTCGTCGTTGAGGATCTCCCTCCTGCCCGCCTGATCACCTCGAACTATACCGGCAACGACGATGAAGCCAGCGTCGCCGAAGCCGTCAGCCGCCATTTCCGGCGTTACCGTGACCTCGGACTCGCCGGCAGCGTCGATGTCGGCGGAATCATCCCGATTTCTGATATCCGGGAGGATTCCTATTCTTACTCCCGCTTTTACAGCGTTCTCCCCCCAAACCGCATCCCGGGCGAGAGCAACAACCTGGAAACGCTCGATTACGGCGGCCGGTATCTATGCATTTACGGAAACCGGGGATATGGCGGCGTGCTTTCCATGTGCCACCGGCTCCTCGCATATATAAAAGAGAACCATCTGAAAACAGATGATTCTCTCTATGAGGATCTGATCCTCGACGATCTGTCCGTCGAAGGATATTATCATTATGTCGTCAAGCTTTCCGTGAAGCTTTCTCAATGA
- a CDS encoding MFS transporter codes for MKLRFHTKLSYGIGGVADNAMYTMAGTFLLFFLTSVAGIQPAAAGAIVAIGSVWEVICGPITGFLSDNTETRYGKRKPFLMAAAFPVAIVTSLLFTAIDAGYAVKLVYYFVMTLLFWQAFALFFVPYMAWGSDLTEDYHERTVLRSYAYVFNQVGMALGMVLPTAMVDLLMNMGRTREMSWSMTGIIVGVSSGAALLICALTIHETDVPDFRKDPNRKSRFSLKEIGVMFRDYGEIIQLRPIQYIIGASLLYLVANTLFSSDRVYYFTYNLGLSAGQISLIMLVITASGIALTPVVTTICSRSDKKKVLLGGVGMTGLLLIASRFIGVDSFGACCLVCFCYSIGNTCYWQLMPSMIYDVCEAEELASGEKHSGQVISLQALSESLATAVGSQALGVILQMARFNEEASRQAASALTWISNSFTLIPGVCMVVVAVVIARHPVNKASFARIMKALERRRAGEAVDLAEFEDIYGRKFIEKASRKA; via the coding sequence ATGAAACTGAGATTCCATACCAAGCTTTCTTATGGGATCGGCGGTGTTGCGGACAACGCAATGTATACAATGGCGGGAACCTTCCTGCTGTTCTTTCTCACATCGGTGGCGGGTATACAGCCGGCTGCCGCCGGAGCAATCGTCGCGATCGGATCAGTGTGGGAGGTGATCTGCGGACCCATCACCGGATTTCTGTCGGACAACACAGAGACCCGCTACGGAAAAAGAAAACCGTTTCTGATGGCGGCGGCGTTTCCGGTCGCCATCGTGACCAGTCTGCTGTTTACGGCGATCGACGCCGGATATGCGGTCAAGCTCGTCTATTACTTTGTGATGACGCTGCTGTTCTGGCAGGCCTTCGCACTGTTCTTTGTACCTTACATGGCGTGGGGATCCGATCTGACGGAGGATTACCATGAACGGACGGTGCTGCGGTCTTACGCTTATGTGTTCAATCAGGTCGGAATGGCGCTGGGTATGGTACTGCCTACGGCGATGGTGGATCTTTTGATGAATATGGGAAGAACCCGGGAAATGTCCTGGTCCATGACAGGAATCATCGTCGGCGTTTCCAGCGGCGCCGCGCTGCTGATCTGTGCGTTGACAATTCATGAGACTGACGTTCCGGATTTCAGGAAAGATCCGAACCGCAAGAGTCGGTTTTCTCTGAAGGAAATTGGGGTGATGTTCCGTGATTACGGGGAGATCATTCAGCTGCGTCCGATTCAGTATATCATCGGAGCAAGTCTGCTCTACCTGGTGGCGAACACTCTGTTTTCGTCAGACCGTGTCTATTATTTCACCTATAATCTGGGACTCTCCGCGGGTCAGATATCTCTGATCATGCTGGTAATCACGGCGTCCGGTATCGCGTTGACGCCCGTTGTCACCACGATCTGCAGCAGGAGCGACAAAAAGAAGGTGCTGCTCGGCGGCGTGGGGATGACGGGACTCCTGCTGATTGCCTCGAGGTTTATCGGCGTGGATTCCTTCGGCGCGTGCTGCCTGGTATGTTTCTGTTATTCCATCGGGAATACCTGCTACTGGCAGCTTATGCCGTCGATGATTTACGACGTCTGTGAGGCGGAGGAGCTGGCGTCGGGTGAGAAGCATTCCGGGCAGGTCATTTCCCTTCAGGCGCTGTCGGAATCCCTGGCTACGGCCGTCGGATCGCAGGCGCTGGGCGTGATTCTCCAGATGGCACGTTTCAATGAGGAGGCGAGCCGGCAGGCGGCCTCCGCACTGACCTGGATCAGCAACAGCTTTACTCTGATTCCGGGGGTGTGTATGGTTGTCGTCGCGGTGGTCATTGCCAGACATCCGGTGAACAAGGCATCGTTTGCCCGCATCATGAAGGCGCTGGAACGGCGGAGAGCGGGAGAGGCGGTTGACCTTGCGGAATTTGAGGATATATATGGCAGAAAGTTCATTGAGAAAGCTTCACGGAAAGCTTGA
- a CDS encoding CarD family transcriptional regulator, translating into MYEAGDLIMYGATGVCRVDAVSTGVFDPDDDRQYYVLQPLYQTGTIYAPIDNNKVFTRPIISEDEANALIDSMPEIHSEVFKSSSIQQLSKHYQEVIDTHECEGLVELTKSIHLKKEEAVKQNRHLGQIDRKFMKRAEDLLFGEIAAALQIPREEVSSYIRKRTGLRIEETRE; encoded by the coding sequence ATGTATGAAGCAGGCGATCTGATTATGTATGGTGCTACAGGCGTCTGCAGAGTGGATGCAGTTTCAACAGGAGTTTTCGATCCGGATGATGACAGACAGTATTATGTGCTGCAGCCGTTATATCAGACCGGCACGATTTATGCGCCGATCGATAATAACAAGGTGTTTACGCGTCCGATTATATCGGAGGATGAGGCAAACGCGCTTATCGACAGTATGCCGGAAATTCACTCGGAGGTTTTTAAGTCCAGCAGTATTCAGCAGTTGTCAAAGCATTATCAGGAAGTCATCGACACCCATGAATGTGAGGGCTTGGTTGAACTCACCAAATCGATTCATCTGAAGAAGGAGGAGGCTGTGAAGCAGAACCGTCATCTCGGACAGATCGACAGGAAATTCATGAAACGGGCAGAGGATCTTTTGTTTGGAGAAATCGCAGCCGCACTGCAGATTCCAAGAGAAGAGGTTTCTTCATATATCCGCAAGCGCACGGGTCTGCGGATTGAGGAGACCAGAGAATAA
- a CDS encoding hydrolase: MSSLIMKRDDAVVVEVDYQDGFVPVIYNHEKLETRLVQAIRGFRILDVPIIATTQYAKGLGNTTAAVAEALGDFVPIDKRTFSCTGCPEFMEALEATGRKSVILIGIETHICVQQTALYLMEKGYNVYLIADCLSARFRENHERGLARLADSGATVTTLESILFELLVDSRDPAFRGISDLVKEIW; this comes from the coding sequence ATGAGCAGCCTTATTATGAAGAGAGACGACGCCGTGGTGGTGGAGGTTGATTATCAGGACGGGTTCGTACCGGTCATTTATAATCATGAGAAGCTGGAAACCCGTCTGGTGCAGGCGATCCGGGGATTTCGGATTCTTGACGTGCCGATTATCGCGACTACGCAGTACGCGAAGGGCCTCGGGAATACAACCGCGGCTGTCGCAGAGGCGCTGGGTGATTTTGTCCCCATCGACAAAAGAACCTTCAGCTGCACAGGGTGCCCGGAGTTCATGGAGGCGCTGGAGGCAACGGGCAGAAAAAGCGTGATTCTGATCGGAATTGAAACGCATATCTGTGTTCAGCAGACTGCGCTGTATCTGATGGAAAAAGGCTATAATGTCTATCTGATTGCGGACTGCCTTTCCGCCCGCTTCAGAGAAAATCACGAGCGGGGACTGGCGCGGCTGGCAGATTCCGGCGCCACGGTGACGACGCTGGAATCGATTTTGTTCGAGCTTCTGGTGGATTCCAGAGATCCGGCATTCAGAGGAATTTCGGACCTGGTGAAGGAAATCTGGTGA
- a CDS encoding SseB family protein, producing MDEYKNFTEEMLKDGSTLCYLKHRFLSKKTREQLDWLLACLRDSVLIVPTLPVSGKPDFLESDDGVRFLPVFSQEKQLPPDYMEEFDLRRMGIEECVGLAKEYPDCSGLVLDGFTEAMIIEYDLTDAILRIPSRLHPKEEEKGDAEA from the coding sequence ATGGATGAATATAAGAATTTTACAGAAGAAATGCTGAAGGACGGGAGCACGCTCTGTTATCTGAAGCACAGATTCCTTTCCAAAAAAACACGGGAGCAGCTGGACTGGCTGCTGGCCTGTCTGCGGGATTCTGTCCTGATTGTTCCCACCCTTCCGGTGAGCGGAAAACCGGATTTTCTGGAAAGTGACGACGGCGTGCGTTTCCTGCCGGTATTTTCCCAGGAAAAGCAGCTTCCGCCGGATTACATGGAGGAATTTGATCTCAGGAGGATGGGAATCGAGGAATGCGTCGGGCTGGCGAAGGAGTATCCGGACTGCAGCGGACTGGTGCTGGACGGGTTTACGGAGGCCATGATCATCGAGTATGATCTTACGGACGCGATTCTGCGGATTCCCTCCCGGCTTCATCCGAAGGAAGAGGAGAAAGGAGATGCAGAAGCATGA
- a CDS encoding arginine deiminase, with amino-acid sequence MKGKVLKMKPGIHNFSEIGRLNKVLIHRIDHEVEGLVPENFERLLFDDIPFLKVAQQEHDHFAEVLRNCGADVVYLVDEAAKALANEDVRARFIRELLDESGITSEGTLEALTEYLTAMDAETLVRTAIDGIKKEDVVVNNAKSLSDFIMSAYPFYLDPMPNAYFTRDPIAAIGKGVSIHHMSTATRRREALLMKYIYENDRDLIPEDTPLYYDYNDPYSLEGGDIHVLNKDVVALGLSERTTARGIEALSKRLLTDGGFKKILVLDIPKTRAYMHLDTIFTMVDYDKFAIYPAMGSLNQKFEITMGKGGEPKLTTVTDSLEDMLKKALKLPAVNLIQCGGSDYLASQREQWGDAANALAVAPGKVVSYQRNYITNELLSENGVAIITIPGSELSRGRGGTRCMVCPLNRDSL; translated from the coding sequence ATGAAAGGAAAGGTACTGAAAATGAAACCGGGAATTCATAACTTTTCGGAGATCGGAAGGCTGAACAAAGTTCTGATCCACCGCATCGACCACGAGGTAGAGGGTCTGGTGCCGGAAAACTTTGAACGTCTTCTGTTCGACGACATCCCGTTCCTGAAGGTCGCACAGCAGGAGCACGACCACTTCGCCGAAGTATTGAGGAACTGCGGCGCCGATGTGGTCTACCTGGTGGACGAAGCCGCGAAGGCGCTGGCGAATGAGGACGTCCGCGCCCGGTTTATCCGGGAACTTCTGGATGAAAGCGGTATTACCAGCGAAGGCACACTGGAGGCTCTGACGGAATACCTGACGGCAATGGACGCGGAGACCCTTGTGCGGACCGCGATTGACGGAATCAAGAAGGAAGATGTCGTGGTGAACAACGCCAAGTCTCTCTCCGACTTCATCATGTCCGCCTACCCCTTCTATCTGGATCCCATGCCCAACGCCTATTTCACGCGGGATCCCATCGCGGCTATCGGAAAGGGCGTTTCCATCCATCACATGAGTACCGCCACCAGAAGACGGGAAGCACTGCTGATGAAATACATTTATGAAAACGACCGCGACCTGATTCCGGAGGATACGCCTCTCTACTACGACTACAACGATCCGTATTCCCTGGAGGGCGGCGACATTCACGTTCTCAATAAAGACGTCGTCGCGCTCGGTCTCAGCGAGCGCACCACCGCCAGAGGAATCGAGGCTCTGTCGAAGCGCCTGCTTACCGACGGGGGATTCAAAAAAATTCTTGTTCTGGACATTCCCAAAACCCGGGCGTACATGCATCTGGACACGATTTTTACAATGGTGGACTATGACAAGTTCGCGATTTACCCGGCTATGGGCAGCCTGAACCAGAAATTCGAGATCACGATGGGCAAGGGCGGCGAACCGAAGCTGACCACCGTCACCGACTCGCTGGAGGACATGCTGAAGAAAGCGCTGAAGCTCCCCGCGGTGAATCTGATCCAGTGCGGCGGCAGCGATTACCTCGCATCACAGAGAGAGCAGTGGGGCGATGCGGCCAACGCTCTGGCGGTTGCACCGGGCAAGGTCGTCTCCTATCAGAGGAACTACATCACTAACGAGCTTCTGTCCGAAAACGGCGTCGCAATCATCACGATTCCGGGCTCCGAGCTTTCCCGCGGCAGAGGCGGCACGCGCTGCATGGTCTGCCCGCTGAACCGCGACAGTCTGTAG